A genomic segment from Patescibacteria group bacterium encodes:
- a CDS encoding class I SAM-dependent methyltransferase produces MVEKQLLHTILSRIKVHALTIRYWDGTTVTYGAGRAKVTLTIASPKVIRALAKNLSLGFGEAYMSGDIKLKGRFQDLIQVLCDNQKLFSKMRLSQLAHLPQLNHKGAQKRQIQHHYDVGNDFYKLWLDREVMAYSCAYYKSSDDSLETAQRQKINHILRKLQLDKGMSLLDIGSGWGNLLIAAAKEYGVSGLGITLSQEQLKHSQAAAKRAGVDKLVRFELANYQDLPARGEKFDRIVSVGMYEHVGKGNHGTYMKAVQDMLVDGGVSLLHTISGDELKGGTDPWMDRYIFPGGYVPAINEVVRDLAKYDFYLTDYESLRLHYAMTLDEWLRRFEANKTKVVKMFDQRFYRMWQMYLGVCAGNFRYGGLDLSQFVFTKGVNNGLPLTREFLYNSSTQNRKKTR; encoded by the coding sequence ATGGTGGAAAAACAGCTACTCCACACCATTCTGTCGCGAATCAAGGTTCATGCGCTGACGATTCGCTACTGGGACGGCACAACCGTAACCTACGGAGCCGGCCGCGCCAAGGTGACGCTAACCATTGCTTCGCCCAAGGTGATTCGAGCTTTGGCCAAAAATTTGTCGCTGGGTTTTGGCGAAGCCTACATGAGTGGCGACATTAAGCTCAAAGGTCGGTTTCAAGATCTTATCCAGGTGTTGTGCGACAACCAAAAACTGTTTAGTAAAATGCGTTTAAGCCAGTTAGCCCACCTGCCGCAGCTCAATCATAAAGGCGCCCAAAAGCGGCAGATCCAGCATCACTATGACGTCGGTAACGATTTTTATAAGCTGTGGTTAGATCGGGAGGTGATGGCCTACAGCTGTGCCTACTACAAGAGTTCCGATGATTCTTTAGAGACGGCCCAACGCCAAAAAATTAATCATATTTTACGTAAGCTGCAGCTGGATAAGGGTATGTCGCTGCTGGATATTGGCTCCGGCTGGGGCAATTTATTGATTGCCGCCGCAAAGGAGTATGGGGTGAGCGGTCTTGGCATAACTCTGAGCCAAGAGCAGTTAAAGCACAGTCAGGCAGCGGCCAAACGGGCCGGGGTTGATAAGCTGGTTCGGTTTGAGCTGGCCAACTACCAGGATCTACCGGCGCGGGGCGAAAAGTTTGATCGCATTGTGAGTGTTGGGATGTACGAGCATGTCGGCAAAGGCAACCACGGCACCTACATGAAGGCGGTTCAGGATATGCTGGTTGATGGCGGCGTGTCGCTACTGCATACCATTAGCGGCGATGAACTAAAGGGTGGCACCGATCCCTGGATGGATCGCTACATTTTTCCGGGCGGTTACGTGCCAGCCATTAACGAGGTGGTTCGCGATTTAGCTAAGTACGATTTTTACCTCACCGACTACGAAAGCTTGCGCCTGCATTACGCCATGACCCTGGACGAATGGCTGCGGCGCTTTGAGGCCAATAAGACTAAGGTAGTCAAAATGTTTGACCAACGCTTTTACCGCATGTGGCAGATGTATCTTGGAGTTTGCGCCGGTAACTTTAGGTAT